In Euphorbia lathyris chromosome 2, ddEupLath1.1, whole genome shotgun sequence, the sequence tttgggtttgggtttgggtttCCATGCAATATAGATATGAACATTAGGATGGAATATGCATTTTTTGCGAAAAGATAAAGCAATAAAATATATTCCTGAGTTAGAATTCAAAGTTATGTATGTATCAATTTGAGGTGCAGCGGTCTATGCAAATTTTGATTTTAGAAAGTCTGGGTATTTCTCATCTTTTCTTAATTGTGTTAAAAGGAATGGATTACTAAAACCTGGAGATAATATATCCTTATTTCCTTTTCAGAGTAACCTATAATGGAAGAGGTAAATCACATGCCTGGTGAAGCCTACAATGACCGACCTGAGAGACCTTTCAATCGTGGCCCTCCTTTGCCACGTCCGCCTCGGCACCCTGCAATGCTGGAGGATAAACTAGAAATGCAGAGGGTTGAAATTCACAGTCTCGTTGTTGACAACGGTAGGCTGATGAAAGATCGGATGGCTCTTCAGCAAGAACTTGGTGTTGCTAAAAAGGAACTTATTGAGAAAGGCTTGAAGCTAGAAGCTGATCTTCCGAAAATTGAGGGCGTGAAGAATGAAGCTGCACAACTCCGTGCAGAAGTTGAGAAAGCAAATAGTTTGAAGCAAGAGCTGCTTGGGAAAATTCAGTCACTCAAACAAGATCTTGCAAGATCGCAAGCTGATAATCAGCAGATTCCTCATTTGCAGGGTGAGATTGAGAGCCTGCACCAGGAGCTTATGTATGCTAGGTTTGTGTTTGGATTGCTTTGTAATTCATATTAGTCTAATACATTTTGCTCAAAGAATTTTTTCATTGCAATCCTTTATCAGAACTTTAAAAAGTCATCATAATAAATCTGAAAATTGAACTTTGTGTTTCAGAAATGCTATGGATTATGAAAAGAAAGCAAACATTGGGTTTATGGAGCAGATACAAGCAATGGAGATGAACATGGTTTCCATGGCTCGTGAAGTTGAAAGTCTACGGGCAGAACTTGCGAGTATAACTATCACACATTTCCTTTTAGAAGATTAATTTTAAATGTGAGTTCCTTTTGATTGCTTTGCATGTTAATTGATTTCTGCTATTTATTTTATGATTTAAGGCAGAAATTATGGGATGATATATGGTAACCCTGAGGGATCTCCTGCTCCTTATCGGGCTTACATGGTATGATCACTAATTGTTTTCAATTTGGCTtctgttttttatattttgtattaTCATTATGCTCCATATTTCTCTTCACAGGGTGCTCATGGTCCTGCTTGGTGGGGGTATGGCCCGCAAGTCTGGCGGTTGAGATAGTTTCTGCTTGGTGGGCATATCTAAATGTTGGAGAATTACCTTAAGGCATTTTTTACAGTAGTACATGATTTCGTTGCTCTTGGTTAGagctttaatttttaattatctaTACTCTATTAAATGAGTGTCTAATGGAAACTTATCAGTTATGCCCAACAATGCATATCAAGTGATTAGCAGAACAAATTTGTATAAGCTGACATTTTTAAAGAGTGGAGTGTTTGTGGTGTTTGTATTATTGCATAGACTCTTCCTCAAAATATTGGACATCTAAGTTAGTGGAGgtttctcttctctttttctgTGAAGTGGAGGTTTCTTCAGTATCAAACTTTGTTGACATGCTAGAAAAAGAAAGAGTATCTAAGTCTGGTGTTTGTTCTCTGCAACATCTCTATTTTCAGTTTAAGGAAATAAAAAGATGACATTGAATTTCCGCTCTTCCAAACTTCTATCTTGTCCGTTTTTGGCATCCTAATAGTTAATGGTGTTTCTCATTTCTACCATTAAGCTTGTTTTTTAAGGTTCATGAAATTATGTTTATTACCCACATAGGAATATATGGACTTTTGGAATATTTGATGGTTGGATTAGTTTGTTCCAAcatcacatatatatttaataggCCTAAAACTCATTTGACTCTCAACCTAaggtttcaaaatcaattaggacttTAAATTATCAATGATGATCTtaaattaagcaaaaaaaatcatcaatggAGTATCaatcttaaataaaaatcatcaatgaaGTCTCACAGATCATTACATTTCTAATCAGATAGTCATAATTTTTGATTTTAGGATAGGATAGAgactcaattaataatttttttaatacagAGATATAATTGATGACTTTCATAGTTTAACGTTAACTTTGGAACTTTAATTTAGAGACTCAAATGAGTGCTATGTCTATTAAATAGTTCAATTCTTTATGTTGTTTTATCATCATATGATGATCCAGGTCATCAAATACTCCTAAATGAAAAGAGTGGATGGGAGAGTTCATTAAGCTTTTCAACACAAGCATATGGTCACAAATTTTGTTCATTATGTATATTGATAAAACAATGggaaaatataaaatcaaaccTTGTggatttaaaagtttacaaacagACGTATCTAATTTATGAATTTTGCAGTTAAAGGATATATGAGTCAATTTTTCGACAAAACAATTTGTGATTTAGTTGATTTATAAAATTAGACCGTGTATTTTCGATAATTTGTAAAGTAAATCTTTTCAATTGCTCATAATTATTCATTTTCAGTTAAATAGTCACGATACTAATTTTTCCCACCGTTAAAAATGGATAGATAAACTAAAGGCTTAATATATACGCatctccctgaacttgtcccttttttcattttaccccctaaacTTAAGGGACAACCTATTGACCCCTTAAACTTCCATAAAACCACCCAATTTACTCATTCTCTCCGACGTGGCGCTGACCTGGCAAAGTACAAAGCTGCAATAATCCAAGTGCCACGTCGGAGAGGAGGGGTAAATTGGGTGGCTTTTTGGAAGATTATGGGGCCAATAGGTTGTCCCTTAAGTTTAGagggtaaaataaaaaaaaatgacaagttcagggggctgcgTATGTATTAgcctaaattaaacaaattacAAATCTTATAGAACAGAAATTTAATAAACCATACAAAAATTTAACAAGCATTCTAAATTTAGACATTCTAAATTATTTaaatcaagaaaataaaatagactaaaataaaaataaaaagttcattTTGCAACAATGATCTTCATTTTTTTCACTTTATTGTCCACATTCATCGTACTTGTCGCGTATAACGTTTTACACCCTATATTCTTTTACAAAGGATTCGAGTAATCCCATTAGGATCGGGTAGTACCGGGTACACATAAACCCATAAGTATTGTAATCCCTAACTGCAACTCAATTTTATATTGTACAAAGTATTAAGAGATAATAtacaaaaatactcctaaaatTTACAgtaaggagtaattttacccctaacgtttacagtcgggagcaattttacccctatcgtctaaaatggtgcaattttacccctaagtTTGGTGGTGAAGAGCaattaaagttgacaaattgggtcaatttgagaaataattcatgaaAATGTCTTCTCGGTCGTTTTATATCACTCACTAGTAACAGTTCATAAACATAttattagacgtgaaaaaatttaaaaaatatactgtcttttgtatgagctggataaaaaaatcaaatatttcgctaatttataaatattaacttccaattctattattaaatcacaaaaaatatgaaatcttttctTTAGAACCAACTCacatgcaattggtgcagaatgttag encodes:
- the LOC136220252 gene encoding protein FLX-like 3 isoform X1, which codes for MEEVNHMPGEAYNDRPERPFNRGPPLPRPPRHPAMLEDKLEMQRVEIHSLVVDNGRLMKDRMALQQELGVAKKELIEKGLKLEADLPKIEGVKNEAAQLRAEVEKANSLKQELLGKIQSLKQDLARSQADNQQIPHLQGEIESLHQELMYARNAMDYEKKANIGFMEQIQAMEMNMVSMAREVESLRAELASITITHFLLED
- the LOC136220252 gene encoding protein FLX-like 3 isoform X2, which produces MEEVNHMPGEAYNDRPERPFNRGPPLPRPPRHPAMLEDKLEMQRVEIHSLVVDNGRLMKDRMALQQELGVAKKELIEKGLKLEADLPKIEGVKNEAAQLRAEVEKANSLKQELLGKIQSLKQDLARSQADNQQIPHLQGEIESLHQELMYARNAMDYEKKANIGFMEQIQAMEMNMVSMAREVESLRAELASRNYGMIYGNPEGSPAPYRAYMGAHGPAWWGYGPQVWRLR